Proteins from one Pristis pectinata isolate sPriPec2 chromosome 34, sPriPec2.1.pri, whole genome shotgun sequence genomic window:
- the LOC127585786 gene encoding signaling lymphocytic activation molecule-like isoform X2, whose product MVRRGFGIVSATGIICLLLSGSGVLGLTAGTPATRRVVYGALGQSITLPGNMSGENISIITWDYRDPSKQKKVQLCLKTQNNPTKYNRESIRLNLKDYSLEIQNLQDSDQERVSTPVINISKVISDEMCNISLHCSLERGTEPVYTWWTGDGEVTADESHVLTDGGMTLALSLKLNDNTVYNCTVRNPVSEATWSMDLTNMCRSSEGNSPRRTLHIGLITAAAVVAFISAILCYIYWKRESKPNEAPNTEGRSESVLYAVIGRTSNARDQPQRYLHQLDASEGQKNPRAQLTTIYDEIKYNPDVDPLLAATKVGEEFSTQRSSSAT is encoded by the exons TTCTGGGACTGACCGCTGGGACTCCAGCCACTCGTCGTGTGGTGTATGGGGCACTGGGACAGTCAATCACTTTACCGGGAAATATGTCAGGAGAAAATATTTCGATCATTACTTGGGACTACAGAGATCCATCTAAACAAAAAAAGGTTCAATTATGTTTGAAAACTCAAAACAATCCAACAAAATATAACAGAGAGAGCATCAGGTTAAACCTGAAGGACTACAGCCTGGAAATACAGAACCTACAGGACAGTGATCAAG aGCGTGTTTCAACACCAGTAATAAATATCAGCAAAGTCATCTCAGATGAGATGTGTAATATTAGCTTGCACTGTTCACTGGAGCGTGGCACTGAACCAGTCTACACTTGGTGGACAGGAGATGGCGAGGTCACGGCCGATGAGTCACACGTATTGACTGACGGAGGGATGACTCTGGCACTGTCCTTAAAGTTGAATGACAACacagtgtacaactgcacagtgAGAAATCCTGTCAGTGAGGCAACTTGGAGCATGGACCTCACAAACATGTGTCGATCCTCTGAAG GTAACAGTCCACGGAGAACACTCCACATTGGCTTAATTACTGCAGCTGCTGTGGTAGCTTTCATCTCAGCTATTCTTTGCTATATATACTGGAAGAGAGAATCCAAGCCcaatgaag ctCCTAACACTGAAGGGAGAAGTGAATCAGTGCTGTATGCTGTGATCGGGAGAACAAGCAATGCCAGGGACCAG ccACAGAGATATTTACATCAACTGGATGCCAGCGAAGGACAGAAAAATCCAAGAGCCCAGCTCACAACAATATATGATGAGATAAAATACAATCCTGATGTGGACCCCCTGCTGGCAGCAACAAAGGTGGGAGAGGAGTTCAGCACCCAACGTTCATCATCCGCTACATGA
- the LOC127585786 gene encoding SLAM family member 9-like isoform X1, translating to MVRRGFGIVSATGIICLLLSGSGVLGLTAGTPATRRVVYGALGQSITLPGNMSGENISIITWDYRDPSKQKKVQLCLKTQNNPTKYNRESIRLNLKDYSLEIQNLQDSDQGLYEINARTDQGVHEEVMELQIYERVSTPVINISKVISDEMCNISLHCSLERGTEPVYTWWTGDGEVTADESHVLTDGGMTLALSLKLNDNTVYNCTVRNPVSEATWSMDLTNMCRSSEGNSPRRTLHIGLITAAAVVAFISAILCYIYWKRESKPNEAPNTEGRSESVLYAVIGRTSNARDQPQRYLHQLDASEGQKNPRAQLTTIYDEIKYNPDVDPLLAATKVGEEFSTQRSSSAT from the exons TTCTGGGACTGACCGCTGGGACTCCAGCCACTCGTCGTGTGGTGTATGGGGCACTGGGACAGTCAATCACTTTACCGGGAAATATGTCAGGAGAAAATATTTCGATCATTACTTGGGACTACAGAGATCCATCTAAACAAAAAAAGGTTCAATTATGTTTGAAAACTCAAAACAATCCAACAAAATATAACAGAGAGAGCATCAGGTTAAACCTGAAGGACTACAGCCTGGAAATACAGAACCTACAGGACAGTGATCAAGGTCTGTATGAAATAAACGCAAGGACAGATCAGGGTGTCCATGAAGAAGTGATGGAACTGCAAATTTATG aGCGTGTTTCAACACCAGTAATAAATATCAGCAAAGTCATCTCAGATGAGATGTGTAATATTAGCTTGCACTGTTCACTGGAGCGTGGCACTGAACCAGTCTACACTTGGTGGACAGGAGATGGCGAGGTCACGGCCGATGAGTCACACGTATTGACTGACGGAGGGATGACTCTGGCACTGTCCTTAAAGTTGAATGACAACacagtgtacaactgcacagtgAGAAATCCTGTCAGTGAGGCAACTTGGAGCATGGACCTCACAAACATGTGTCGATCCTCTGAAG GTAACAGTCCACGGAGAACACTCCACATTGGCTTAATTACTGCAGCTGCTGTGGTAGCTTTCATCTCAGCTATTCTTTGCTATATATACTGGAAGAGAGAATCCAAGCCcaatgaag ctCCTAACACTGAAGGGAGAAGTGAATCAGTGCTGTATGCTGTGATCGGGAGAACAAGCAATGCCAGGGACCAG ccACAGAGATATTTACATCAACTGGATGCCAGCGAAGGACAGAAAAATCCAAGAGCCCAGCTCACAACAATATATGATGAGATAAAATACAATCCTGATGTGGACCCCCTGCTGGCAGCAACAAAGGTGGGAGAGGAGTTCAGCACCCAACGTTCATCATCCGCTACATGA
- the LOC127585786 gene encoding signaling lymphocytic activation molecule-like isoform X3, which produces MVRRGFGIVSATGIICLLLSGSGVLGLTAGTPATRRVVYGALGQSITLPGNMSGENISIITWDYRDPSKQKKVQLCLKTQNNPTKYNRESIRLNLKDYSLEIQNLQDSDQGLYEINARTDQGVHEEVMELQIYERVSTPVINISKVISDEMCNISLHCSLERGTEPVYTWWTGDGEVTADESHVLTDGGMTLALSLKLNDNTVYNCTVRNPVSEATWSMDLTNMCRSSEGNSPRRTLHIGLITAAAVVAFISAILCYIYWKRESKPNEGSHRDIYINWMPAKDRKIQEPSSQQYMMR; this is translated from the exons TTCTGGGACTGACCGCTGGGACTCCAGCCACTCGTCGTGTGGTGTATGGGGCACTGGGACAGTCAATCACTTTACCGGGAAATATGTCAGGAGAAAATATTTCGATCATTACTTGGGACTACAGAGATCCATCTAAACAAAAAAAGGTTCAATTATGTTTGAAAACTCAAAACAATCCAACAAAATATAACAGAGAGAGCATCAGGTTAAACCTGAAGGACTACAGCCTGGAAATACAGAACCTACAGGACAGTGATCAAGGTCTGTATGAAATAAACGCAAGGACAGATCAGGGTGTCCATGAAGAAGTGATGGAACTGCAAATTTATG aGCGTGTTTCAACACCAGTAATAAATATCAGCAAAGTCATCTCAGATGAGATGTGTAATATTAGCTTGCACTGTTCACTGGAGCGTGGCACTGAACCAGTCTACACTTGGTGGACAGGAGATGGCGAGGTCACGGCCGATGAGTCACACGTATTGACTGACGGAGGGATGACTCTGGCACTGTCCTTAAAGTTGAATGACAACacagtgtacaactgcacagtgAGAAATCCTGTCAGTGAGGCAACTTGGAGCATGGACCTCACAAACATGTGTCGATCCTCTGAAG GTAACAGTCCACGGAGAACACTCCACATTGGCTTAATTACTGCAGCTGCTGTGGTAGCTTTCATCTCAGCTATTCTTTGCTATATATACTGGAAGAGAGAATCCAAGCCcaatgaaggcag ccACAGAGATATTTACATCAACTGGATGCCAGCGAAGGACAGAAAAATCCAAGAGCCCAGCTCACAACAATATATGATGAGATAA